The genomic window CCGTCGGCCGCGACCTCGCGCTCGCCGGCGCGGAGGACGACCCGGCGCGGATCGCGTCGCTGTGCGCGGTGCTGGCGCCGGGCAAATCGAGCGACGTGCGATCCCCGGCCCTCGCCGCGATCGGGCGAAACGCCCGGCTGGCGTCGCGGCCGGAGATCCGCCGGGCGATCCACGCGCTCGTCGGCGACGCCGGGGCATCCGCGGACCTCCTGCCGGTGATCGGCCAGGCCGATTTCACGGCGGACGAGCGGCTGGCGGTCATTGACCGCGGCTGGCCCCGGTTGGCGGCGCCGCGGCGGATCGAGGCCCTCGACGTGCTGTTGGCCCTGTCCGGCGAGACGGACCGGCCCGAGCCGACGCCAAGGGCGCTCTCCATCCTCCGCCGCGCCGCGGCCGACCCGTCCGCCGAAGTCCGAGAGCACCTGATCGAGGGCATCGGCCGACGGCCGACGCTCCGGGCCGGCGCGGCGGGTGCCTCGCTGCTGCTCGGGGCGCTCGCCGACGACGAGCCCGCGATCCGCCGCCTGGGCCTGGCCCTCACGTCATCCTCGACCGCGTTCTGGGACCGCCCCGACGCGCAGGAGCACCTCGCCCGCCTGCTCCTCGATCCCGACGCGGCCGTGCGGTCGGACGCGCTCGACCTGACCAGGCATCATCGCCTGGCCGCCCGCGTCCCGGCGATCGCGGCACGCGTCAAGGCGCTGATGGCCGACGCCGCGCTCGCCCCCCGGGCCGAGGCGATCCTCCGCGCCGCCGGACTGGAACCGGACCGGGTCCGGGCCGACGCGAACCTGGCGGCGCTCCGCGAGCCCAACCTGGAGGCCTTCCGGCGGCGGATCAACCCGCTCCTCTACCGGCCTTCGGCGGACGGCCAGTCGTGCGCGAGCTGCCACGGCAGCCACGCCGTCCTCCGCGTCGCGCCGGTCGCCCCGGGGAAGGAGCCGAGGCCAGAGGAAGTTCTGGTAAACTATCGGTCCGCCCTCAAGGTGATCAACGTCGGCCGGCCCGAGTCCAGCCTGCTGCTCCGCAAGCCGCGGAGCCCGGTCGGCGCGGGGCTGCCCGATGCGTCCAGCCCGACCGGGCTGACCCACGCGGGCGGGACCCGGTGGGAGGGCCCCGACGACGAGGCCTATCGATCCATCCTCGACTGGATTCGCAATCCGAAGAGGCCCTGACATGAGGCGGCGGGTCGGGGCCCGTCCCGTGCCCCGACGGGCGTCGCTGATTGACTGTCTCATAAGCCCGCGCCGAGGGCCCCTGTCTCCTTCGGAGTGCACCGGTCATCGCGGAGGGCCGGATCCGCTTCCCCCCTTACGAAGGGGGGATACACGGGGGTGAGTTCGATCGCCTCGGCCTCGACCGATACACCCCCTCTGACTCCCCCTTGGTAAGGGGGAGAACCGGGATTGGCTCGCCTTCTTCACACGGCTTCCAGGAAGCGTCGCTTATGGGACAGGTTCTGAGCGGGAGGCCATCCTCGCGGGCGGCCGCCCCCGGCGCCGAGCCCATGCCATCGCTCAATCGATCAAGATCTCGCCAGATTCCTGTTTACGAGATCATGAAGACTTCTTATGATCAACCCCCATCCTGGGGATTCGCATCCGCGGCGTTGCGATGCCAGGTCAAGGATGAGCGTCCCCACGACTGGTTCCCACGGACTCGGCCCCTCCCTCCCGGCCCTGTTCTGAGTTTCCGCTGATCCGCGGGCGGACCTCCACGCCGGCGGCCTTGCCGACGTGACCTCCCGATATCCCGGGACGGCGCGGGATCGATGCCTGCGCCGCCCATTCCCGACCGATCGCGATCCCGCCCCGCGGTGTTGCGGAGGCGGCCCCGCGCCAGGTCTCTCGAGACGACGCACTGACATGGGGAGCTGAGTTGATGTCGGAATTCTGGCTTCTCGACCGGATCCGGGCGCGCGTATTCGTCGTGGAACTGCCCGGCATGACGCGCCGACGAGAGCACTTCCTGATCAAGAGCTGCTGGCGGATGGCCAGGAACGCGCGCAAGGCCGGCGTCCCCTTCGGCGCGGTCTGGGCCCACATCAGCCAGGTCGTCGAGCGGACGATGCAACGGATGCGCACCGAGCAGGAGCGGGAGACCTTCGTCGCGATCATGCAGCGGCTTCGCGACGAGCTCGGCCGCGAGTGCGGCGTGGCGACGATGCGCAAGGCCGGCTGACGCGACGCTGCCGCGGGGGCGGGCGGGGCACGCCGCCCAGGCTCAGGCCCCTTGCGGCTGGTCCCAGGTCCCCGCGTTCAGGTAATCCGCGATCGAGGCGGCCGCCTTGCGGCCCGCCCCCATCGCCAGGATGACCGTGGCGCCGCCGGTGACGATGTCGCCGCCGGCGAAGACGCCCTTCTTCGAGGTCCGCAGCGTCTCGGGGTCGGCGGCGATGTACCCCTTGCGCGTCGTCTTCAGGTCCGGGGTGGTGGACTGGACGAGCGGATTGGCCTCGGTCCCCAGGGCGATGATGGCCATCTGGATGGGCAGCTCGAACTCCGAGTCGGGGATGGGCCTCGGCGACCGCCGGCCCGAAGCGTCCGGCTCGCCCAGTTCCATCTTCATGCAGCGGACCGACCGGACGAATCCGTCCTCCTCGCCCAGGAAGGCGACCGGGTTCGTGAGGCAGAGGAAGGTGATGCCCTCCTCCTTGGCGTGCTTGGCCTCCTCGGCCCGCGCGGGCATCTCGGCCTCGGAGCGCCGGTAGATGAGGTAGCTCGTCTTCGCCCCCAGGCGTGCCGCGGTGCGGACGGCGTCCATCGCGGTGTTCCCCCCGCCGACGACCGCGATGTCCCGCCCGCGGACGTCGAAGACCGGCTCGTCGTACTCGGGGAATTCGTTGGCCCGCATCAGGTTCACGCGGGTGAGGAACTCGTTGGCGGAGTAGACCCCGTTGAGGTGCTCGCCCGGCACGCCGAGGAACTTGGGCAGCCCCGCGCCGGTGGCGACGAGGACCGCGTCGTAGCCCTCATCCGCCATCAGCTCGTCGATCGTCACGGTCTTGCCGATCACCACGTTGGTCTGGAAATCGACGCCCATCGCCCGCATGACGTCGACCTCGCGGCGGACGATCTCCTTGGGGAGGCGGAACTCCGGGATGCCGTAGATGAGGACGCCGCCGATCTCGTGGAGCGCCTCGAAGACCGTGACCGCGTGCCCCATCCGGACCAGGTCCCCGGCGGCGCTGAGGCCCGCCGGGCCGCTGCCGACGATGGCGACCTTCTTGCCGGTCGGCGGCGCCCGGTCCGGGAGGCCGAGCTGGCCCGACTGGCGCTCGTAGTCGGCGACGAACCGTTCGAGGTAGCCGATGCCCAGGGGCTCGAACTTGTTCCCCAGGATGCAGCAGCCCTCGCACTGTGTCTCCTGCGGGCAGACCCGGCCGGTGATCGCCGGCAGGATGTTGTCCTCGCGGATCTTGGCCGCGGCCCGCAGGTAGTCGCCCTCGACGATGAGCTCCACGAAGTCCTTGACCTTCACCCCGACCGGGCAGCCCGCCATGCACTTGGGCGACGCGCATTGCAGGCAGCGCAGGGCCTCGGTCGTGGCGCCGAGCACGGTCAGGCCCTGATTGACCTCCTCGAAGTTGGAGCGCCTCAGGCCGGCATCCTGCTCCGGCATGTGCTGCCGAGGGATCTTGACCCTCTCCTTGTTGGAGAGGGGCGGGGTGGGGGCGTTGGCGCTCATGACGGCCTGGCCTCGCAACGGACCTCGGGATGCTGTTGTTCCAGGCGGCAGGACTCGCGGACGAGCCCCAGGTCGCGCTCGGGATGCTCCAGGAACCGGCGCAGCGACTCCGCTTCCTGCCTGGCGTACTTCCGGTTCCGCTGCACGAGGAGGTCGAAGTCCACCCCGTGGGCGTCGAACTCCGGGCCGTCCACGCAGGCGAACCGCGCCCCGCCCGTCGTGAGGATCCGGCAGCCGCCGCACATGCCCGTGCCGTCGACCATCAGGGAGTTCAGGCTCACGACCGTCCGGATGCCGCGGGCCCTGGTCGCCTCGGCGACGGCCTGCATCATCCTCGGCGGGCCGATGGCCAGGACGTAGTCGACCCGGCGGCCGGACTCGATGATCCCCCGGAGCTGGTCGGTCACGAAGCCCATGGTGCCGTACGTGCCGTCGTCGGTGGTGATGAGGAGCTCGTCGCTGATCGCCCGGATCTCGTCCTCGAGGATCACCAGCTCCCTGCTCCTGGCCCCGACGATCGCGATGACGTGGTTGCCCGCCTCGCGGAGGGCCTTCGCGGTCGGGTAGGCGATCGCCGCGCCCACGCCCCCGCCGATCACCACGGCCGTCCCGAACCGCTCAATTTCCGAAGGCCGGCCGAGGGGGCCGACCAGGTCCAGGACGGCGTCGCCGGCCTCCAGCATGTTCAGGAGCTTGGTCGTCTTGCCGACGCCCTGGACGATGATCGTGATCGTCCCCGCGTCCGGATCCGAGTCCGCGATGGTCAGGGGGATGCGCTCCCCGTGGGCATGCAGGCGCAGGATCACGAACTGGCCGGCCTTGCGCTTCTTCGCGACCCGCGGGGCCTCGATCGTGAATCGCTTGACGTCGGGCGCGAGGAAGCGAGCAGCGACGATCAGGAACATGGGCGGGCCCCCACGACCCAATGGGGCGAAGTGTGTCGGGTGCGGGGCCCGGGGTCAACTCATCGACATCGAGAGAGCACGCCCGGCCGTCGTCTTCGAGATCGCGGGACACGCTTCGAGGGTTGTCCCTGGAGCATAGCAGGCCGATCGCCGCGCCGCAATCTCCCATCGAAATCGGCCGCGGCGTCCCGGGACGGGAGGTTGCGTCTTGGATGGCCGGGAGCCGGCGAGCATGCCCCCGCGATGGCGCCCCCCTTCGCGTCGATCGGCGTCATCACGGAAAGAGGCCACCTCGCGGACAGCTTGAAACTTTCCTCATCGCCCGACAACATGGTGGCTTATCCGCCCGTTCAGCTCCGCGCGCGTCGCCCCGGACCGACTCGTCGAATCAACGCCGTCATGGAAAAAGCCCGGACGACACGGTCCGGGCCCCCGTCTGGCCCGAAGAGGTGCCCCCATGCGCTTGCCACGTTGGCTCGCCTCGGATTGTAGAAGAACCTCCCTCCGGCGGGCGGCGTCGGCTCGCCGCGGGCGGCGAAGGGACGGCCTGGGCGTGGAGGGCCTGGAGAGGCGGGCGCTCCTCGCCGCGGCGGCGCCGGGCCTGCCGCTGCTCGTGAAGCTCGACACGCTGTCCCCGGCGAGCCTCACGGCCTGGCTGGCGGACAAGGGCGTCTCGGTGTCGGCCACCGACCTGCCGCAGGTCATGGCCGTCTCCGGCCCCGACGCCTCGCTGACCGGCATGGCCCCCTGGCTCCGCGGGGCGCCCGGACTGGGCTACGTGGAGCGTTCCTCCGCGATGTCCGTCGACCAGGTGCCCAACGACCCATCCTACGCCAGCAATTCCTTGTGGGGCCTCAACGGGGCCTACGGCATCGGCGCCCCCGCGGCCTGGAACGTCACCACGGGCTCCACCGCGGTCGTCGTCGCCGACATCGACACCGGCGCCGATTACAACCACCCCGACCTCTACCAGAACATCTGGATCAACAACGCCGAGATCCCCGCGTCCCGGCTGAAGAACCTGAAGGACGAGGACGGCGACGGCCGGATCACCTTCTACGACCTCAACTACGCGACGCCCGACGGCTCCCATCCGAACCAGGGGGCGGGCAAGATCACCGACATCAATGGGGACGGGCGGATCGACGGGGCCGACCTCCTCGCCCCGATGAAGAAGAACGCCGACGGCACGGACGCCGGCTCGGGCGGCTGGGCGGACGGCATCTCGCAGGATGGCGACACGAGCCACGTCGACGACCTGATCGGCTGGAACTTCGTGACCGACACCAACGACCCGTTCGACGACAACGGCCACGGCACGCACACGGCCGGGACGATCGGGGCGATCGGCAACAACGGCACGGGCGTGACCGGGGTGAACTGGAACGTCCAGGTCATGCCGCTGAAATTCCTGGACTCCAGCGGCAACGGCTCGGACCTCGCCGCGGCGGAGGCGCTCCGGTACGCGGCGGACCACGGGGCGAGGGTCTCGAACAACAGCTACGGCGGGGGGGACGGCGGATCGACGCTGGGGGACACCATCACCTACGCCGCCGGCAAGGGCGACGTCTTCGTCGCGGCCGCCGGCAACTCCGGGGCGAACACCGACTCGACGGCCAACTATCCCTCCGGATACGCCAACGACAACATCATCGCCGTGGCGGCCATCGACAGCAGCGGCGCGCGGGCCGGCTTCTCGAACTACGGCGCCACCACGGTGGACCTCGGCGCCCCGGGCGTGAACATCCTCAGCACGTACCCGAAATCCCGCTACGCCACGATGAGCGGCACGTCCATGGCCACGCCCCACGTCACCGGGACCGTGGCCCTGCTCCTGGCGGTCCACCCCGGCTGGACCTACTCCCAGCTCATCCACCAGGTCCTCTCGACCGCCACGCCCGACGCCTCGCTCGCGGGCAAGACGGTCACCGGGGGGATCCTGAACGCCTCCGCGGCACTCGGGGCCCCGACGACGACCTCGCCGTTCGTGGGGGCGAACACGACGGCCAGGGGCAACTGGCAGGGCGCCTTCGGCGCCGACGGCTACTCGATCCCGCGGGGGGCCTCCGCCCTGCCCTCCTACGCCGCCGTCTCCACCTCCGGCGCCAGCCTCTACACCTGGTCCACGACCACGACCGATGCCCGCGCCCTCTCGGTGCCCGGCTCCACCTCCGCCCGGCTCGCCACCTGCTGGTACAGCCCGACCAGCTTCACCATCGACGTCAACCTCACCGACGGCCAGGCCCACAAGGTCTCGCTCTACCTGCTGGACTGGGACAGCACCTCCCGCTCCGAGCAGGTGCAGGTCGTCGACGCCTCCACCGGGGTCGCCCTCGACGCCCGCTCGGCCTCGTCGTTCAACGGCGGCACCTACCTGACGTGGAACCTGTCGGGCCACGTCAAGTTCGTCGTCTCCCGCTCCGCCGGCGCCAACGCGGTCGTCAGCGGCCTCTTCTTCGGCGGCGCCCCGGCGACGAGCTCGCCGTTTGTGGGGGCGAACACGACGGCCAAGGGCAACTGGCAGGGCGCCTTCGGTGCCGACGGCTACTCGATCCCGCGGGGGGCCTCCGCCCTGCCCTCCTACGCCGCCGTCTCCCCCTCCGGCGCCAGCCTCTACACCTGGTCCACGACCACGACCGACGCCCGCGCCCTCTCGGTGCCCGGCTCCACGTCCGCCCGGCTCGCCACCTGCTGGTACAGCCCGACCAGCTTCACCATCGACGTCAACCTCACCGACGGCCAGGCCCACAAGGTCTCGCTCTACCTGCTGGACTGGGACAGCACCTCCCGCTCCGAGCAGGTGCAGGTCGTCGACGCCTCCACCGGCGCCGTCCTCGACACCCGCTCGGCGTCGTCGTTCAACGGCGGCACCTACCTGACGTGGAGCCTCTCCGGCCACGTCAAGTTCGTCGTCTCGCGTACCGGCGGCGACAACGCCGTCGTCAGCGGCCTCTTCTTCGGCTGATCCGGTCCGCGCCCCGCCCGCGCCCTCCCTCCCCCCGCCGGCCGGCCGGGGCGGCCGGGCGAGGCGGGGCGTGGCCCGCAGGCCCCCGCTGCTCGAAGCCACCGCCACTCACCCGAAGGTCCGCCGCGGAATGGGATATCGCTCGCTCGCCGATTGTCTTCGCGATCTCAAGCGCACGGGCCGCCTGATCGAGATCGACGCCGAGGTCGACCCCCACCTGGAGCTCGCCGCGATCCAGCGTCGCGTGTACCAGGCGGGCGGGCCCGCCCTGCTCTTCCGCCGCGTGCGGGGCACCCCCTTCCCCGCCGCCAGCAACCTCTTCGGCACGATGGAGCGGGCTCGCTTCCTGTTCCGGGATACGCTGGAGCGGGTCGGCCGCCTCGTGGAGCTGAAGATCGACCCCTCCGCGGCGGCCCGCGCCCCCTGGCGATTCCGGGGCGTCCCCGCGGCGCTCTGGACCCTCCGCCCGAGGATGGTGAGCCGGGGGCCGATCCTCGATTCCCTGACGACCCTCCGCGCCCTGCCGGCGATCCAGTCGTGGCCCGCGGACGGAGGACCGTTCGTCACCCTGCCCCAGGTCTACACCGAGGATCCGGACCGGCCCGGACCCGCCCGGTCGAACCTGGGGATGTACCGGGTCCAGCTCTCCGGCAACCGGTACGAGCCCGACCGCGAGGTCGGCCTGCACTACCAGATCCACCGGGGCATCGGGGTGCACCATGCCGCCGCGATCCGCCGGGGCGAGCCCCTGCGCGTGAACATCATCGTCGGCGGCCCACCCGCGATGGCGGTCGCCGCGGTGATGCCGCTACCGGAGGGGCTCTCCGAGCTGGCGTTCGCCGGCGCCCTCGGCGGCCGGCGGGTCGCGATGGTCCGCGTGCCCGGCGGCCTGCCCATGCCGGCCGAGGCGGACTTCGTCATCCGCGGCACGATCGACCCGAACGCCCGCAAGCCGGAGGGCCCCTTCGGGGACCACCTGGGCTATTACAGCCTCGCCCACGACTTCCCTTACGTCCGCGTGGAGGCCGTCCACCACCGCCGCGGCGCGATCTGGCCGTTCACGACCGTCGGCCGCCCGCCGCAGGAGGACACGACCTTCGGCGAGCTGATCCACGAGCTGACCGGGCCGATCATCCCCACGGTGGTCGCCGGCGCCCGCGCCGTGCACGCGGTCGACGAGGCCGGCGTCCATCCCCTTTTGCTGGCCATCGCCAGCGAGCGGTACGTCCCCTACGCCGAGGTCCGCCGCCCGCAGGAGATCCTCACGGTCGCCAACGCCCTTCTCGGCCAGGGGCAGCTCTCCCTCGCGAAGTACCTGCTGATCGTCGCCGGGGATGACGACCCCTCGCTCGACGTCCGCGACATCCCCGCGTTCCTGCGCCACCTGCTCGAGCGCATCGACTGGGCCGAGGACCTGCATTTCCAGACCAGGACGACCATTGACACGCTGGACTACTCGGGCCACGGCCTGAACGCCGGCTCCAAGGTCGTCATGGCCGCCGCCGGGCCGAGGCGCCGCGAGCTGCCGGGCGACCTTCCACCGGGGCTCCGCCTGCCGGACGGCTTCGGCGAGCCCCGCGTCGTCCTCCCCGGCATCCTCGCCGTCCGGGGGCCGGCTTTCGCCCCGGGCGCCGATCACCTGGGGGCCTTCTGCCGCGATCATCCGCCGGACGACCCGATCCGGAGGTTTCCCCTCGTCGTGATCGCGGACGACAGCGAGTTCACCGCGCGGACGGTCCGCAACTTCCTCTGGGTCACCTTCACGCGCTCGAACCCCGCCGCGGACATCGACGGCATCGACGCCTTCACCGAGCAGAAGCATTGGGGCTGCCGCGGTCCCCTCGTCATCGACGCCCGCATCAAGCCGCACCACGCCCCGCCGCTGGTCGACGACCCCGACGTGGAGCGCCGGGTCGACGCGCTGGCCGCCCCGGGCGGGCCGCTCCACGGGATCTACTGAGAGGCAGTCCCGCAAGCCTCCTCGAATTGCCTCCGTGAGGGGGAGGAAGGTCCGGTTCTCCCCCTTGCGAAGCTAGGCTTTACCCACAAGTCGAACGTGCGGGCTCCCGGGTAGGGTGGGTCAGCCGACGGAGTCGGCGCAACCCACCGCATTTCGGTGGGTTGCGCCGACTCCGTCGGCTGACCCACCCTACTCTGATGCGACCCCGCAAGGGCGTGGCCGGAAAGAACTTGCGACTCATGGGTAAAGCCTAGTTTGCGAAGGGGGGAATCGTGTTCGGCACTCCCCATTGCCGGGGAGGGCCGAGGGGGCCCGGGTTCGACGACGACGGGCTAATGGGACACACTCCGAATCGCCGGGCCGGCTCTCCGGCCGCTCGTTCGATGATACCGGCGCGGAAACGCGGTAGAATCGGCGCGAAATCGATCGACCACGAGACCAGCCTGCGAGCCGACGATGCCCTCCGATTCAGACCCGACCAGCCCAGAAGAGTCCGGCGCACCCGACGGGCCCCCGGCGAACGACGACCGCCCCGATCCCCTCGTCCGGGAAGAGCCCGCCACCCTCGTCGCGAGGCTCATCGATGCGGGCGAATGGCCCGAGGTCGGGCTGCTCGAGCGGATCCTGGCGGCGGGCGAGGGCGCCGTCGCCCCCCTGCTCGAGGTGCTGAGGCATCCGCCCGAGGGCGACTACGGCAGCATGGCGGTCTCGCATGCCATCGGCCTCCTCGGGATGATGCACGTCGCCGAGGCGGTCCCCGCCATGGTCGAGGCCGCCCGCAGGAGATGGTCGGAGGCCAGCGACGAGGCGAGCCGGACGGCCGCCGCCTTCGGGTCCGCCGCGGTGGCACCGCTGCTCGAGGCGATCGCCGACCCGGACGTCCGCGGCTATCGCCGGCTCTCGCTCATCGAGTCGGCCTTCCAGGCCGCCCGGGATGACCCGGCCCTCCACGCGAGGGTCACCGAGGTCGCGATGGGCCTCTTCGACCAGATCGCCGCGGAGGCCAGGGAGGGCGAGGCGCTGGCGGACGAGCTCGTCGCGGAGGCCGATCGGGCCGCCAACTCCGGCGACGCCGGCGACATCCACGGCGCGACCATCGAGGAGATCGACGACGTCGAC from Aquisphaera giovannonii includes these protein-coding regions:
- the gltA gene encoding NADPH-dependent glutamate synthase, with translation MSANAPTPPLSNKERVKIPRQHMPEQDAGLRRSNFEEVNQGLTVLGATTEALRCLQCASPKCMAGCPVGVKVKDFVELIVEGDYLRAAAKIREDNILPAITGRVCPQETQCEGCCILGNKFEPLGIGYLERFVADYERQSGQLGLPDRAPPTGKKVAIVGSGPAGLSAAGDLVRMGHAVTVFEALHEIGGVLIYGIPEFRLPKEIVRREVDVMRAMGVDFQTNVVIGKTVTIDELMADEGYDAVLVATGAGLPKFLGVPGEHLNGVYSANEFLTRVNLMRANEFPEYDEPVFDVRGRDIAVVGGGNTAMDAVRTAARLGAKTSYLIYRRSEAEMPARAEEAKHAKEEGITFLCLTNPVAFLGEEDGFVRSVRCMKMELGEPDASGRRSPRPIPDSEFELPIQMAIIALGTEANPLVQSTTPDLKTTRKGYIAADPETLRTSKKGVFAGGDIVTGGATVILAMGAGRKAAASIADYLNAGTWDQPQGA
- a CDS encoding sulfide/dihydroorotate dehydrogenase-like FAD/NAD-binding protein; this encodes MFLIVAARFLAPDVKRFTIEAPRVAKKRKAGQFVILRLHAHGERIPLTIADSDPDAGTITIIVQGVGKTTKLLNMLEAGDAVLDLVGPLGRPSEIERFGTAVVIGGGVGAAIAYPTAKALREAGNHVIAIVGARSRELVILEDEIRAISDELLITTDDGTYGTMGFVTDQLRGIIESGRRVDYVLAIGPPRMMQAVAEATRARGIRTVVSLNSLMVDGTGMCGGCRILTTGGARFACVDGPEFDAHGVDFDLLVQRNRKYARQEAESLRRFLEHPERDLGLVRESCRLEQQHPEVRCEARPS
- a CDS encoding S8 family peptidase, whose amino-acid sequence is MEGLERRALLAAAAPGLPLLVKLDTLSPASLTAWLADKGVSVSATDLPQVMAVSGPDASLTGMAPWLRGAPGLGYVERSSAMSVDQVPNDPSYASNSLWGLNGAYGIGAPAAWNVTTGSTAVVVADIDTGADYNHPDLYQNIWINNAEIPASRLKNLKDEDGDGRITFYDLNYATPDGSHPNQGAGKITDINGDGRIDGADLLAPMKKNADGTDAGSGGWADGISQDGDTSHVDDLIGWNFVTDTNDPFDDNGHGTHTAGTIGAIGNNGTGVTGVNWNVQVMPLKFLDSSGNGSDLAAAEALRYAADHGARVSNNSYGGGDGGSTLGDTITYAAGKGDVFVAAAGNSGANTDSTANYPSGYANDNIIAVAAIDSSGARAGFSNYGATTVDLGAPGVNILSTYPKSRYATMSGTSMATPHVTGTVALLLAVHPGWTYSQLIHQVLSTATPDASLAGKTVTGGILNASAALGAPTTTSPFVGANTTARGNWQGAFGADGYSIPRGASALPSYAAVSTSGASLYTWSTTTTDARALSVPGSTSARLATCWYSPTSFTIDVNLTDGQAHKVSLYLLDWDSTSRSEQVQVVDASTGVALDARSASSFNGGTYLTWNLSGHVKFVVSRSAGANAVVSGLFFGGAPATSSPFVGANTTAKGNWQGAFGADGYSIPRGASALPSYAAVSPSGASLYTWSTTTTDARALSVPGSTSARLATCWYSPTSFTIDVNLTDGQAHKVSLYLLDWDSTSRSEQVQVVDASTGAVLDTRSASSFNGGTYLTWSLSGHVKFVVSRTGGDNAVVSGLFFG
- a CDS encoding UbiD family decarboxylase, encoding MGYRSLADCLRDLKRTGRLIEIDAEVDPHLELAAIQRRVYQAGGPALLFRRVRGTPFPAASNLFGTMERARFLFRDTLERVGRLVELKIDPSAAARAPWRFRGVPAALWTLRPRMVSRGPILDSLTTLRALPAIQSWPADGGPFVTLPQVYTEDPDRPGPARSNLGMYRVQLSGNRYEPDREVGLHYQIHRGIGVHHAAAIRRGEPLRVNIIVGGPPAMAVAAVMPLPEGLSELAFAGALGGRRVAMVRVPGGLPMPAEADFVIRGTIDPNARKPEGPFGDHLGYYSLAHDFPYVRVEAVHHRRGAIWPFTTVGRPPQEDTTFGELIHELTGPIIPTVVAGARAVHAVDEAGVHPLLLAIASERYVPYAEVRRPQEILTVANALLGQGQLSLAKYLLIVAGDDDPSLDVRDIPAFLRHLLERIDWAEDLHFQTRTTIDTLDYSGHGLNAGSKVVMAAAGPRRRELPGDLPPGLRLPDGFGEPRVVLPGILAVRGPAFAPGADHLGAFCRDHPPDDPIRRFPLVVIADDSEFTARTVRNFLWVTFTRSNPAADIDGIDAFTEQKHWGCRGPLVIDARIKPHHAPPLVDDPDVERRVDALAAPGGPLHGIY
- a CDS encoding SEC-C metal-binding domain-containing protein, with the protein product MPSDSDPTSPEESGAPDGPPANDDRPDPLVREEPATLVARLIDAGEWPEVGLLERILAAGEGAVAPLLEVLRHPPEGDYGSMAVSHAIGLLGMMHVAEAVPAMVEAARRRWSEASDEASRTAAAFGSAAVAPLLEAIADPDVRGYRRLSLIESAFQAARDDPALHARVTEVAMGLFDQIAAEAREGEALADELVAEADRAANSGDAGDIHGATIEEIDDVDDIEDIDDLEEFADEILLPDDQVSRQDRDRQEEMFNEVIPEEELAHLASCLLRNVGKSAASPIEAAFEVGLIDTSIIDRDDLDRPLPAVEPAPLDGWLEEYRSAYEEHLHYLARVASRRHEPRHATDEPGRDSVDRGRPRAPKVEPTAPIRNTGPRVGRNDPCWCGSGKKFKKCHMSKDSPE